The sequence below is a genomic window from Roseofilum casamattae BLCC-M143.
ACCAACATTCTCGGCATTGTCGTTAATGATGTTCAAGAAAGTAGCTCCAAAACCTCCAGAGTTCACCACGAGCACTACTATTCCTCTTCCTCAACCCGATTAGACGAAGATATAACCGTGTTGTAATCGCACTTCTGTAAAGTCTTGCTCAGTGGGAGTTTTAGGTTATCCTCTGGCAAAAGTGACAGAAGAGGGGTATGTTAACTAAACAAAAGGCTCAATGGTTGTTACCAAAACCATTGAGCCTTTACAATTATGCAGCTTCGATCGGCTCAGGCTACAAATGAGTCCATCGACTAGCTATTACGCTTGCGCAGTCCGAAAGCAGTAGCTGCAGCTAAGAAGCCTAAACCAAGTACTGTAGAAGGTTCGGGAACATCTTCAATTGCCTCATCCAATCCACGGAACCGGAAGGTGACTCCATCACCAGTATTGTTTGCATAATCGGTTCCAACTGTGAGAATAATCGAGTCAACATCGAAGAAGGTCATGCTGTGCAAGCTCGAATCACCCAGTCCGCTAGAGATTAGGGATTCATTCCCTAATGCCTGACCGTTGACGTGAGTTACACCCGTTGTTCTCCAGCTTTCCACATCGAAGAAATCAACCGTCAGTTCTGCAATGGTTTTAGTAAAGTTGAATTTAAAATCTCCAACTTCAGTTTGTCCCTGCTCTTCATTG
It includes:
- a CDS encoding LEVG family PEP-CTERM protein; amino-acid sequence: MKSQTLSQIAKRITTVTAGVAASAMVVGLAAPSAMAQSVAIEGEFDAGFGCLEDCLEMPVGFIESVESLAWDDAENPGTPQRSRLFLDKIGTANEYTDGVESVNFGATDLGTNTTGYWLRASAPNEEQGQTEVGDFKFNFTKTIAELTVDFFDVESWRTTGVTHVNGQALGNESLISSGLGDSSLHSMTFFDVDSIILTVGTDYANNTGDGVTFRFRGLDEAIEDVPEPSTVLGLGFLAAATAFGLRKRNS